In the Heteronotia binoei isolate CCM8104 ecotype False Entrance Well chromosome 13, APGP_CSIRO_Hbin_v1, whole genome shotgun sequence genome, one interval contains:
- the ZACN gene encoding zinc-activated ligand-gated ion channel gives MASLFYCSFEVEWTTASPNVVLHSDGKVEFQLSLRIDSNCNFDLFYHPHDKAHCTLSFFFMDNTDLENLGIRTILSLIVPSVALMIADVCGFLLPLKERPSYMVTLLLAHLVLYSSLVGSLPGASSCNPLISYYYIGLLVLLFLSTIETILVTKLVADNSDLQLK, from the exons ATGGCATCTCTCTTTTACTGCAGTTTTGAAGTAGAATGGACTACTGCATCCCCCAATGTGGTGCTGCACAGTGATGGGAAAGTGGAGTTCCAGCTCTCTTTGCGCATTGACAGCAACTGCAACTTTGATCTCTTCTATCACCCGCATGATAAGGCACACTGCACTTTGAGTTTCTTCTTTATGGACAACACAG ATTTAGAAAACCTAGGAATACGAACCATCCTTTCTCTGATTGTGCCAAGCGTTGCTCTCATGATAGCTGATGTCTGCggcttcctccttcccctcaaAGAAAGGCCATCTTACATGGTCACTTTGTTACTGGCACACCTGGTGCTCTACTCCTCGTTGGTTGGGTCCCTTCCGGGGGCATCATCCTGCAACCCTCTAATCA GCTATTACTACATTGGTCTCCTGGTGTTGTTATTCCTCAGCACAATTGAGACGATTTTGGTGACAAAGTTGGTTGCAGACAACAGTGATCTCCAACTGAAG